The Desulfotignum phosphitoxidans DSM 13687 DNA window ACCCTGATCGAGGCGGTGCGGCAGAAGGCGGATACCTACATCTACACCAATCCGTTGAGTGTGGCGGATTGTGCCGCAGCAATCAAGGCCCTGGAAATCTGCGACAGCCCGGAAGGACAGGCCCTTCTCACACATCTGGCCGCCCAGACAAAGCGGTTCCGCAAAGGCCTGGATCGCCTGGGCCTGGAATCCATTGACGGTCCCCACCCCGTGGTGCCGCTCATGGTCCGGGATACCGCGAAAACCCATGAACTGGTATCTTATCTGTATGACCACGGGGTCCTGGTGGTGGGACTGACCTTTCCCGTGGTGCCCAAAGGGGATGAGACCATCCGGTTTCAGATCAATGCCTGCCATACACCGAAGGATATTGATCAGGTTCTGGACCTGCTGGGGGCTTTTTTTTCAACTCCTTGAAACCGGGGTGAAATCAGTGTAGAATAGAAAAATTGGCCCGGCAGTCTGAACCTGACCCGGGTATGATTCACCCAATTTTGACAAGGAGAACAACAGCATGGAGCCTGATAAATTCAGAGAATCCAGACAGGAAATAAACCGCATGTGTAAAAATGTGCATGCGCTGATCGACCAGAAGGCCTTGGAAGAGTCCAAACAAGGGTATGAAAAGGTGAATGAACAGTTAAAGATTCTTAAACCCCAGGCAGAAGGTGAGATCCAGAAACGGTCTGTCAAAAATCTGGGGATCAAGCTGAAAAACCTGTCAACCTTGATTCATAAATTAAAGCCCAAACCCGGTGCCCGAAAAGCCGGCAAAACAGGTATTGTCTGGGATGAGGCCCGTCTGGCTGAACTGAACCCCGTGTTTCTGGAAAAAATATTGCACAATATCGGGACAGATGAAAATGCCACCGTGTGTCTGGGCACCACGGGAAAAGGCATCCGCCCCAATTATCAGATCCATTTCAGTGACAAGACCCTTACGGCATACAGCGGTGCCAGTCACAAACCCAACCAGAAACCCGGTGCCGACCACACGAAAAACATTTCTCCGCCTTTTTCCAGAGCCATCATAGAAACGGCGCTCACGCAAAACAGCCAGAAAGAACAATAATCCATGAAAAAAATCGTGCTCATATGTTTAATATGGAGCCTGTGTTTGGTGGCACCGGTTCCCGGGTATGCTCAAGATATCTCCCCCCGGACCCAGCTTGAAGCCGGTATCGATGCCATTCTGGCTGTTTTAAAGGATGACGCGTTCAAAGGGGAGGCCAACACGGCCCGTCGGCGGGAGGCCCTGCGCAAAAAAATATATGAACGGTTTGATCTTGAAAAAATGTCCCAGTTCAGCTTGGGCCGCCACTGGCGGGGGAGGACGGATGAAGAGCGACAGACGTTTGTGGAACTGTTTTCCCGGCTTCTGGAAGAAACCTATGTGGGAAAAATCGAGTCATATACAGATGAACAGGTCGAGTTTGTCAAGGAACAGGTCCGGGACGACAAAGCCCAGATCGATACGAATATTATCACGGATTCCATTGAAATTCCCATTGATTACCGGATGTACCGGACCGAGGCCGGTCAGTGGATGGTATATGATATTGTGGTGGAAGGGGTCAGTCTGGTGGCCAATTACCGGTCCCAGTTCGCCCGGATGCTGGAATCGGATTCTTTTGAATCAATGATTCAGGAGCTTGAGAAAAAAACAGCGTCCAATGGATGATCTGCTCATCATTTTCTAACATTCTGCTCATCATTTGTTAAACAATTCCTTGTAAAAAAGGGGTATTTTCACGGTCAGTTCAGTGAATAACCCCTTTTTTTATTGCAAGGTGATCATGTCTAGTTCCAATTTGCTGCTGGTACTGCTGATGCTTACAACGGCCGGATATTATCTGGGTCGGAAAAAAGCAGTTGCCGTGGCACAAGCCACGGGCAAAGGACAGCAGATACTGCACTCCAGACCCACCTACTACGGGGCACTGGCTGCTTTGTGGTGTGCTGTTCCGGCCCTGGCCATATTTGTTTTCTGGCAGGCCTTTGGACCCACGGTGATCACCCAGCTGGTGGTTGCGGGGTTGCCGCCCGATCTTCAGGCCCTGCCTTCCGACCGTCTCGGGCTTTTGATGAACGATGTCAAAAACCTGGTGCATGGCAACATTATATCCGGTGATATCAGTGTTGCCATCCGGGCGGCAGCCGATCATTA harbors:
- a CDS encoding MlaC/ttg2D family ABC transporter substrate-binding protein, translating into MAPVPGYAQDISPRTQLEAGIDAILAVLKDDAFKGEANTARRREALRKKIYERFDLEKMSQFSLGRHWRGRTDEERQTFVELFSRLLEETYVGKIESYTDEQVEFVKEQVRDDKAQIDTNIITDSIEIPIDYRMYRTEAGQWMVYDIVVEGVSLVANYRSQFARMLESDSFESMIQELEKKTASNG